Within Corynebacterium jeddahense, the genomic segment CTGCGCCGCTCCCTCCGGTTCAACGGATACGACGTTGTGCTCGCGGAGGACGGGGAGGACGCGCTCGAGCAGATCCGCGCGGAACAGCCCGACCTGACCATCCTCGACCTCATGATGCCGAAGCTCGACGGCCTCGGCGTGTGCCGCACGCTGCGCTCGTCCGGGTACGACGGGCCGATCCTCATGCTCACCGCGCGTGACGGGGTGTCCGACCGCGTCGCGGGCCTGGACGCGGGCGCGGACGATTACCTGCCGAAGCCGTTCGCGCTCGAGGAGCTGCTCGCGCGCGTCGGGTCGCTGCTGCGCCGCAGCCGGTCGGAGTCGCGCAAGGTCGCCGAGGAGCCGTCGACGACGCTGCAGTTCGAGGACCTCGTCATGGACACCTCCACCCGCGACGTCACCCGCGCCGGGCGGCCGATCTCGCTCACCCGCACCGAGTTCGCGCTGCTGCACCTGCTCATGCAGAACCCGCGCCACGTGCTGGCGCGCCAGACCATCCTCGAGGAAGTGTGGGGCTACGACTTCCCGACGTCCGGCAACGCCCTCGAGGTCTACATCGGCTACCTGCGCCGCAAGACTGAGGCGGGCGGTGAGTCCCGCCTGATCCACACCGTGCGCGGCGTCGGCTACGTCCTGCGGGAGACCGCCCCGTGATCCTGCGCCGTTCCGGCGGGGAGGCGCAGCCGCACCTGTCCGGGGCCGGGCATTCGCTCCGCCTCCGGCTCGCCGCGCTGGCGGGGATCATCGTCGCCGTCGTCATCCTCGTCACCGCGTTGTTCGCGTACCGTCTCGCGCTGACGACGCGGATGAACGTGATGGACAACGACCTGCGCACGAAGACGCTCGGCGTCTCACTGCAGCTGCGCGACGCGAACCCGGACGAGATCCGCAGCGAGCTCGCGTCGTTCAAGCGCTACAACCCGTGGTTCGAGGTCGCTGTGTCGCCGGCCGACGAGGACGTCTATTACGGCGACCCGGTGCCGGTGACCGGCCCGTTCACCGTCGCATCCTCCACCGGCGACGAGCTGTCGCAGCAGACGATCGGCTCCGACCGCGTCGTGGTGCGGCGCAGCCAGTCGGGGCTGACGGTGGCGATGTCGAGCCCGAAGGATCCGTTCGGGGTCTTCTCCGGCAGCTGGGCCGCGGCGGCGCTCGTGCTCATCGGCACCGGCGGGCTGCTGGCGTGGGGCGCCGGCGCGCTCATCTCCGCGGTCGGGCTCGCCCCGGTGCGGCGCCTGCACCGCGCGATCGATTCGGCCAACGAGTCTGACCAGCTCGAGCAGCTGCCGGTCGAGGGCGACGACGAGTTCGCCGACATCACCACGTCGGTAAACACCATGATCAGCACCCTCGAGGATTCCAAGACACGGCAGGCGCAGCTTGTCGCGGACGCCGGCCACGAGCTGAAAACCCCGCTCACCTCGATGCGTACGAACATCGAACTGCTCATGATGCTGCACAACACCGGGCAGCAGGACCAGATCTCCGAGCAGGACCGCAAGGACCTCGAGCGCGACGTCATGGCGCAGATGGAGGAGATGTCCATCCTCATCGGGGACCTGGTCAACCTCGCCCGCGACGAGGCGCAGGGGGCGGAGCCGGAAGACTTTAGGCTCGACGAGGTGCTCGAGGAGGCCGTCAACCGCGTGCGCCGCCGCCGCCCCGACGTGACCTTCCTGTTCGAGGCGGACCCGTGGGTCATCCACGGCGACCGTTTCGCGATGGGCCGCGCGCCGATCAACCTCATCGACAACGCCGCGAAGTGGTCGCCCGAGGGCGGCACGGTGCGCGTCTCGCTCAAGGCGGCGACCCGGAACGCGGTGCTCATCGTGGACGATTCCGGCCCCGGCATCGCCCCGGCGGAGCGCGAGAAGGTCTTCGAGCGGTTCTACCGCGCCCCGGAGTCGCGTTCGATGCCGGGCTCCGGACTCGGCCTCGCAATTGTGAAGCAGGTTTTCAACCGCCACAGCGCCACGATCGTCGTGGAGGAGTCGGACGACGGCGGCGCTCGCTTCCGCGTCGTCTTCCCCGGGCGGCTGCCTGACGACGACTCGCGCGACCTCGCGTCCGAGCGCACCTCGCGCGTCATCCCGAAGAAGAGCTACAGCTAACAGCAATCGTTCAGGAAACGCTACGATTCACCCTCCTCGCCCTGAAGAACCGGCACAGGAGGGGCGGGCATACTGTCCCCTCATGACCCAGAAGTACAACCCCGAGGACGGCCGGGAACGGGCCGCGGATCCGGGAGAAACGTCGAGCTACCCCGCCTACACGCCGCAGCAGAACGGCGAGTACAACACCAGCCAGTACTACGCCCCCACCGGTTCGGCGCCGCAGACGGGCGGCGTCTACACGGTGCCGCCCGAAATCGCGGCGTCCGCGCCGGCGAAGAAGCGCGGGGGCGCCGCCACCGCGTTTGCCGTCGCGCTCGCGACCGCGCTCGTCGCCGGCGGCGGCGCGGGCTACCTCGCCGGCTCGGCGAAGGACAGCTCGAGCTCGACGAGCCACACGGACTCGCAGACCTCCTCCGAGCCGGACAACGCGCTGAAGAACCCCACCGTCGCCAGCCACGACGAGGCCCCGGACGGCTCCGTCGAGCAGGTCGCGGCGGACGTGCTGCCCTCGGTGGTGTCCATCGAGGTGGCCACGCGCCGCGGCGGCGACGAGGGCTCCGGCTCCATCATCTCCTCCGACGGCTACGTGCTCACCAACCACCACGTCATCGCGGACGCGGCGAACCCGGGGGCAGAGATCCAGGTCACGTTGAACGACGGCTCGCGCCACAGTGCCAAGTTCGTCGCCTCCGACGTGAATACGGACGTCGGCGTGATCAAGATCGACGACGTGAACAACCTGCCCGTGATCAAGTTCGGCAACTCCGACGACCTCAAGGTCGGCCAGGGCGTCGTCGCCGTCGGTTCGCCGCTCGGCCTCTCGGCCACCGTGACCAGCGGCATCGTGTCGGCGCTCAACAGGCCGGTGCGTGCCGCGCAGGGCGGGGGAGAAAGCTCGCTCATGGACGGCATCCAAACCGACGCCGCGATCAACCCGGGCAACTCCGGCGGCCCGCTCGTGGACATGCACGGCAACCTCATCGGCATGAACTCGGTCATCGCGTCGCTGTCCTCCGGCGGCTACGGGGAGCAGAGCTCGGGCGGCTCGATCGGCCTCGGCTTCGCCATCCCCTCGAACTTCGCCAAACGCGTCGCGGATCAGCTCATCGAGAAGGGGCAGGCCACCCAGCCGATGCTCGGCGTGCGCGTGAGCGCGCAGGACACCCTCACCAGCGGCGCCGTCGTCGCGGCGGTGGAGCCGGGCAGCCCCGCGGAGAAGGCCGGCCTCAAGCAGGGCGACACGATCATCAAACTGGACGACCGTACGATCGACTCGGCGGACGCCCTCATCGCCGCGACCCGCTCCCAGGACTTCGGCCAGACTGTGACGCTGCAGGTGATGCGTGGCAATAGCTCGGATCCGATTCCGGTAGAGGTGACCTTAAGTTCGGAGTAAGTTCTTAACGGACGTAGCCGCCCAGATACTCGCCCGACGGGAGCCTGACACCGATGCCGGAACTGTTCGACTCGCTCGACATCAATGAGCCCGACGAGGCGAGCCTGCGCGCCTCCGAATTGGAGTGCGGATCGCCCGCCCACCCGTGCGCCATCGTGGTGCTCGTGGGCGACCGCCGGTACGACGCGCCGGGGGACAACACCGACGAAATGGTGGTCGAGCTCCTCCAGGAGGTGGGCTTCCAGGTCGACGGCGTCGTGCGCGTGAAGTCGAAGAAATCGGAGATCAGAAAGGCCATCGAGACGGGCGTCGTCGGCGGCGTGGACCTCGTGCTCACGCTCGGTGGGACCGGGGTAGGCCCGCGCGACAAGACGCCGGAGGCCACGCGCGCCGTCATCGACAAGCTGGTGCCGGGCGTGAGCCAGGCCATCCGCGCCTCCGGGCAGGCGTGCGGCGCCGTTGACTCCTGCACCTCGCGCGGCGTGTGCGGGGTCTCTGGCTCGACGGTCGTGGTCAACTTGGCGTCGAGCCGCCAGGCCATCCGCGACGGCGTATCGACGATAGCTCCGCTGGTCACCCACCTCATCGGCGAGCTCAACCAGTACACGGTCTAACCGGCGCACCACATGGAACGGCGCAGCAGGCGGCGCGCGGTGCGCAAGGCCGAGGTGGAGTATGACAGGTCGGCGGACACGCCGTCGATACGCAAAAGCCCGGCCTTCGACGACGAGCGCGAGGTGCTGCTCGACGACGAAGAGCCGGGGCTTTCGGGCCGCGATTTTTACGAGGCGGAGCGGCCTCCGCACTACGGCGACTAGTTCAGCGTCGTACGGGTGGTGGTGGAGTTCGGGTTCTGGCCGGCGAGCAGGTCGCGGATCTCGGCGAGCAGCTCGGTGTCGGTCGGCTCCGGCTTCTCCGGGTCGATGCCCTTGCGGCGCTTCTGCGCCTCGTCGAGCTTGTTCATCGGCATGACGAGCACGAAGTAGATGACGGCGGCGATGAGCAGGAAGTTGATGATGGCGGTGAGCACGGCGCCGAAATCGACGAACGTGTTCTCGTTGCCCTCGCGGACGTAGAAGCCCAGGCCGGAGTAATCGACGCCGCCGAGGGCGGCGAGCAGCGGGTT encodes:
- a CDS encoding response regulator transcription factor, which produces MKILVADDEQAVRESLRRSLRFNGYDVVLAEDGEDALEQIRAEQPDLTILDLMMPKLDGLGVCRTLRSSGYDGPILMLTARDGVSDRVAGLDAGADDYLPKPFALEELLARVGSLLRRSRSESRKVAEEPSTTLQFEDLVMDTSTRDVTRAGRPISLTRTEFALLHLLMQNPRHVLARQTILEEVWGYDFPTSGNALEVYIGYLRRKTEAGGESRLIHTVRGVGYVLRETAP
- a CDS encoding HAMP domain-containing sensor histidine kinase; its protein translation is MILRRSGGEAQPHLSGAGHSLRLRLAALAGIIVAVVILVTALFAYRLALTTRMNVMDNDLRTKTLGVSLQLRDANPDEIRSELASFKRYNPWFEVAVSPADEDVYYGDPVPVTGPFTVASSTGDELSQQTIGSDRVVVRRSQSGLTVAMSSPKDPFGVFSGSWAAAALVLIGTGGLLAWGAGALISAVGLAPVRRLHRAIDSANESDQLEQLPVEGDDEFADITTSVNTMISTLEDSKTRQAQLVADAGHELKTPLTSMRTNIELLMMLHNTGQQDQISEQDRKDLERDVMAQMEEMSILIGDLVNLARDEAQGAEPEDFRLDEVLEEAVNRVRRRRPDVTFLFEADPWVIHGDRFAMGRAPINLIDNAAKWSPEGGTVRVSLKAATRNAVLIVDDSGPGIAPAEREKVFERFYRAPESRSMPGSGLGLAIVKQVFNRHSATIVVEESDDGGARFRVVFPGRLPDDDSRDLASERTSRVIPKKSYS
- a CDS encoding S1C family serine protease; translation: MTQKYNPEDGRERAADPGETSSYPAYTPQQNGEYNTSQYYAPTGSAPQTGGVYTVPPEIAASAPAKKRGGAATAFAVALATALVAGGGAGYLAGSAKDSSSSTSHTDSQTSSEPDNALKNPTVASHDEAPDGSVEQVAADVLPSVVSIEVATRRGGDEGSGSIISSDGYVLTNHHVIADAANPGAEIQVTLNDGSRHSAKFVASDVNTDVGVIKIDDVNNLPVIKFGNSDDLKVGQGVVAVGSPLGLSATVTSGIVSALNRPVRAAQGGGESSLMDGIQTDAAINPGNSGGPLVDMHGNLIGMNSVIASLSSGGYGEQSSGGSIGLGFAIPSNFAKRVADQLIEKGQATQPMLGVRVSAQDTLTSGAVVAAVEPGSPAEKAGLKQGDTIIKLDDRTIDSADALIAATRSQDFGQTVTLQVMRGNSSDPIPVEVTLSSE
- a CDS encoding MogA/MoaB family molybdenum cofactor biosynthesis protein gives rise to the protein MPELFDSLDINEPDEASLRASELECGSPAHPCAIVVLVGDRRYDAPGDNTDEMVVELLQEVGFQVDGVVRVKSKKSEIRKAIETGVVGGVDLVLTLGGTGVGPRDKTPEATRAVIDKLVPGVSQAIRASGQACGAVDSCTSRGVCGVSGSTVVVNLASSRQAIRDGVSTIAPLVTHLIGELNQYTV
- the mscL gene encoding large conductance mechanosensitive channel protein MscL — its product is MLQGFKEFIMRGNVIELAVGVVIGAAFTAVVTAFSDAIINPLLAALGGVDYSGLGFYVREGNENTFVDFGAVLTAIINFLLIAAVIYFVLVMPMNKLDEAQKRRKGIDPEKPEPTDTELLAEIRDLLAGQNPNSTTTRTTLN